One segment of Micromonospora parathelypteridis DNA contains the following:
- a CDS encoding ABC transporter substrate-binding protein, translating into MRFLPALTRAAALGAATILAATTLTACGDDSSSDATANPYGLAQPGVLRAGTLTDAPPNVYLKDGKFTGFDNDLLTAVAGKLGLKVEFVGTDFSALLSQVNNHKFDVGSSSITITEARKKTVDFGNGYDFGYFGLDVPAGSPITGFDQLAGKRVVVVQGTVQDDYATGQKLDPVRVPDYNGAINQLKAGTADAWIAPAEIGEKSATDSSGKITVAAKQLSPAPTAYAVAKGGDKLREALNKGLDEVIADGTWSRLQAQYYPGRPIPADFKPGSGTVTPSASASAAS; encoded by the coding sequence GTGCGATTTCTTCCTGCCCTGACCCGCGCCGCCGCCCTGGGCGCGGCCACGATCCTGGCCGCCACCACGCTCACCGCCTGCGGCGACGACAGCTCGTCCGACGCCACCGCCAACCCCTACGGCCTGGCGCAGCCGGGCGTGCTGCGGGCCGGCACGCTGACCGACGCCCCGCCGAACGTCTACCTCAAGGACGGCAAGTTCACCGGCTTCGACAACGACCTGCTGACCGCCGTGGCCGGCAAGCTCGGCCTCAAGGTCGAGTTCGTCGGCACCGACTTCTCCGCCCTGCTCTCCCAGGTCAACAACCACAAGTTCGATGTGGGCAGCTCCTCGATCACCATCACCGAGGCTCGTAAGAAGACCGTCGACTTCGGCAACGGCTACGACTTCGGCTACTTCGGCCTGGACGTGCCGGCCGGCTCTCCGATCACCGGCTTCGACCAGCTCGCCGGCAAGCGGGTCGTGGTGGTGCAGGGCACCGTCCAGGACGACTACGCCACCGGCCAGAAGCTCGACCCGGTGCGGGTGCCGGACTACAACGGCGCGATCAACCAGCTCAAGGCCGGCACCGCCGACGCGTGGATCGCCCCGGCCGAGATCGGCGAGAAGTCGGCCACCGACAGCAGCGGCAAGATCACCGTTGCGGCCAAGCAGCTCAGCCCGGCACCGACCGCGTACGCCGTCGCCAAGGGCGGCGACAAGCTGCGCGAGGCACTGAACAAGGGCCTCGACGAGGTCATCGCGGACGGCACCTGGAGCCGGCTGCAGGCGCAGTACTACCCCGGCCGGCCGATCCCGGCGGACTTCAAGCCGGGCAGCGGCACGGTGACGCCGTCGGCGTCCGCGTCGGCCGCTTCCTGA
- a CDS encoding BTAD domain-containing putative transcriptional regulator, giving the protein MTRQPTAPVAVTFGVLGPVTAATESGPVPLKGHRQRLVLARLLIAHGRVVPVDRLVDDLWEVAPDGAVGAIRTFVADLRRALEPDRPPRQPPRILVTEPPGYVLRSAPDAVDADRFEAAVGETGRLLAVGRPAPALAALDAALPLWRGPAYADCANEAWAVAEINRLDELRMLAVERRAEALLALGRPDEAAADLPAHLARHPLREDAWRLLAVARYRSGRQGDALAALRAARDVLVTELGVDPGPDLRRLEADILAQAPHLTPPPEDAATPSGTGLVPPVNAGSARRRSFVGRDAELGRLRRAAAAATQRHQPTLALLSGDPGAGKTALAETLTQGLAAEGWTTAWGRSPEYEGAPAAWPWTQVTDALAGPAETVEPAGSADGPGDPAGTRFRRQRAVAALVSAVADRGPVLLVLDDLHRADGDTLDLLTALLTGPQPATGPVLILGTYRATEISPELTATLARAAGLEPTREYLAGLPAPATGELARAVVGADLDPATVQLIHHRSGGNPFFVRELAQLYAGEGEAALVAVPPGVRDVIRHRLAQLPAPTRTVLRQAAVLGRDLDPEVLSALAGDPSAVLDAVDRALQAGFLSERETDGRLRFTHILVRDTLYADLSAPRRAAWHGAVAEVLGQREPIEPAALAHHLLRAGGPVAAGRAGAYARTAAERAERDGNPHEAARLWGQALDAYDRAGGVAQRERLTALLGLGRALAVTGRLAEARRRRAEAIAAAETVGDPLLIEEVLAGFDVPAIWTRNDDDVLSGHIVRAVEHALTALGSTGSAQRSRLLSTLALELRGTTTDRGRRAADEAEAIARTVGDPGLLAFALNARFMHAFRRVGLAGARARIGAELVDLAARHQLVTFEVLGHLVLVQANCALADRRGADAHARAADRLAERYELPLVGVFTRWYAALRLALDGDRDAAATAYRAAAERLPADGMPGLAQGLLPLALLGLRLADAVGDDRLAGDARLLPGWRPVPGPDDEDWARLDWGPHGPWVRPLLLAAADDPSAARVALRALPDGPHDLLREVRLCLTARAALAIDDRSTMERVAAALSPAAAELAAGSGVLTVGPVAGHLADLAAALGRDEEAAGHRRTARVLTARVRADDST; this is encoded by the coding sequence ATGACCAGGCAGCCGACGGCACCTGTCGCGGTGACGTTCGGCGTACTCGGGCCGGTGACCGCCGCGACCGAGAGTGGCCCGGTCCCGCTCAAGGGGCACCGGCAGCGCCTGGTACTGGCCCGGCTGTTGATCGCGCACGGCCGGGTGGTGCCGGTGGATCGCCTCGTCGACGACCTGTGGGAGGTCGCGCCGGACGGGGCGGTGGGCGCGATCCGGACCTTCGTCGCCGACCTGCGCCGGGCGCTGGAACCCGATCGACCGCCCCGGCAGCCGCCCCGGATCCTGGTCACCGAGCCACCCGGGTACGTGCTGCGGTCCGCACCGGACGCGGTGGACGCCGACCGGTTCGAGGCGGCCGTCGGCGAGACCGGTCGCCTGCTGGCGGTGGGACGTCCCGCGCCGGCCCTGGCCGCGCTCGACGCGGCCCTGCCACTCTGGCGCGGTCCCGCGTACGCCGACTGCGCGAACGAGGCCTGGGCGGTCGCGGAGATCAATCGACTGGATGAGCTGCGGATGCTCGCCGTCGAGCGGCGGGCGGAGGCGCTGTTGGCGTTGGGTCGGCCGGACGAGGCCGCCGCCGACCTGCCGGCCCATCTCGCCCGCCATCCGCTGCGCGAGGACGCCTGGCGGCTGCTCGCGGTGGCCCGGTACCGCTCCGGCCGGCAGGGTGACGCGCTGGCCGCGCTGCGTGCGGCCCGGGACGTCCTGGTGACCGAGCTGGGCGTGGATCCGGGCCCCGACCTGCGGCGGCTCGAAGCCGACATCCTGGCCCAGGCACCGCACCTCACCCCGCCTCCCGAGGACGCCGCCACCCCCAGCGGCACGGGACTTGTCCCACCCGTCAACGCGGGTTCGGCCCGGCGGCGTTCGTTCGTCGGCCGCGATGCCGAGCTGGGTCGGCTGCGGCGGGCCGCCGCGGCCGCCACCCAACGCCACCAGCCCACCCTGGCGCTGCTCAGCGGTGATCCGGGCGCCGGCAAGACCGCGCTGGCGGAAACCCTGACCCAGGGGCTCGCCGCCGAGGGCTGGACCACGGCGTGGGGACGTAGCCCGGAGTACGAGGGCGCCCCGGCGGCCTGGCCGTGGACCCAGGTCACCGACGCGCTCGCCGGGCCGGCCGAAACCGTTGAGCCCGCCGGGTCGGCCGATGGCCCGGGTGATCCGGCCGGGACGCGGTTCCGCCGGCAGCGTGCCGTGGCGGCGCTGGTCTCGGCGGTCGCCGACCGGGGGCCGGTGCTGCTGGTCCTCGACGACCTGCACCGCGCCGACGGCGACACCCTGGACCTGTTGACCGCCCTGCTCACCGGCCCACAGCCGGCCACCGGGCCGGTGCTGATCCTCGGCACCTACCGGGCCACCGAGATCAGCCCGGAGCTGACCGCCACCCTGGCACGCGCCGCCGGGCTGGAGCCGACCCGGGAGTATCTCGCCGGCCTGCCCGCACCGGCGACCGGCGAGTTGGCCCGCGCTGTCGTCGGGGCGGACCTGGACCCGGCCACCGTCCAGCTGATCCACCACCGCAGCGGCGGCAACCCGTTCTTCGTCCGCGAGCTGGCCCAGTTGTACGCGGGCGAGGGCGAGGCGGCACTGGTCGCGGTGCCGCCCGGGGTGCGCGACGTGATCCGGCACCGGTTGGCGCAGTTGCCCGCCCCGACCCGTACCGTGCTGCGGCAGGCGGCCGTGCTCGGGCGGGACCTCGACCCGGAGGTGCTCAGCGCGCTGGCCGGTGATCCCTCGGCGGTGCTGGACGCCGTGGACCGTGCCCTGCAGGCCGGGTTCCTCAGCGAGCGGGAGACCGACGGGCGGCTGCGCTTCACCCACATCCTGGTCCGCGACACGCTCTACGCCGACCTGTCCGCGCCGCGCCGCGCCGCCTGGCACGGGGCCGTCGCGGAGGTGCTGGGACAGCGGGAACCCATCGAACCCGCCGCCCTCGCGCACCACCTGCTCCGCGCCGGTGGCCCGGTCGCTGCCGGTCGCGCGGGGGCGTACGCCCGCACGGCTGCCGAGCGGGCCGAACGGGACGGTAATCCGCACGAGGCGGCCCGCCTGTGGGGCCAGGCGCTCGACGCGTACGACCGCGCTGGTGGGGTCGCGCAGCGCGAGCGGTTGACCGCGTTGCTCGGCCTGGGGCGCGCGCTGGCCGTCACCGGCCGGTTGGCCGAGGCGCGGCGGCGGCGCGCCGAGGCGATCGCCGCCGCCGAAACCGTCGGTGACCCCCTGCTGATCGAGGAGGTGTTGGCGGGTTTCGACGTGCCCGCCATCTGGACGCGCAACGACGACGACGTGCTCTCCGGGCACATCGTCCGAGCCGTCGAGCACGCGCTGACCGCTCTCGGCTCGACCGGTTCGGCACAGCGCAGCCGGCTGCTGAGCACCCTTGCGCTGGAGTTGCGCGGCACCACCACCGATCGGGGCCGCCGTGCGGCGGACGAGGCCGAGGCGATCGCCCGGACCGTTGGCGACCCCGGGCTGCTGGCCTTCGCGCTCAACGCCCGCTTCATGCACGCCTTCCGGCGTGTCGGTCTGGCCGGTGCACGGGCCCGGATCGGCGCCGAACTGGTCGACCTGGCCGCCCGACACCAGCTGGTGACCTTCGAGGTGCTCGGGCACCTCGTCCTGGTCCAGGCCAACTGCGCGCTGGCCGACCGGCGCGGCGCCGACGCGCACGCCCGCGCCGCCGACCGGCTCGCCGAACGGTACGAACTTCCGTTGGTCGGCGTCTTCACCCGGTGGTACGCCGCGCTGCGGCTGGCGCTGGACGGCGACCGGGACGCCGCGGCAACGGCGTACCGGGCCGCCGCCGAACGACTGCCCGCCGACGGTATGCCGGGACTGGCCCAGGGGTTGCTGCCGCTCGCCCTGCTCGGCCTGCGGCTGGCCGACGCCGTGGGCGACGACCGGCTGGCAGGTGACGCCCGGCTGCTCCCCGGGTGGCGGCCGGTTCCCGGGCCGGACGACGAGGACTGGGCGCGGCTGGACTGGGGTCCGCACGGGCCCTGGGTCCGACCCCTGCTGCTCGCTGCCGCCGACGATCCCAGCGCCGCCCGAGTGGCGCTGCGGGCCCTGCCGGACGGGCCGCACGACCTGCTGCGGGAGGTGCGGCTGTGCCTCACCGCTCGGGCGGCGCTGGCCATCGACGACCGGTCCACCATGGAACGCGTCGCCGCCGCACTCAGCCCGGCCGCCGCCGAACTGGCCGCTGGCAGCGGGGTGCTTACCGTCGGCCCGGTGGCCGGGCACCTCGCCGATCTGGCTGCTGCTCTGGGCCGCGACGAGGAAGCCGCCGGGCACCGCCGTACCGCTCGGGTGCTCACCGCGCGCGTCCGCGCCGACGACTCAACCTGA
- a CDS encoding alpha/beta fold hydrolase: MDPKINGFDYRRVTVADGVTLNAAVGGSGPAVVLLHGFPQTHLMWRHVAADLAADHTVICPDLRGYGDSDKPVDTDGNGYAKRTMAADVVALAGALGHERFALAGHDRGALVAFRAGLDHPEAISQLALLDVLPTLDMWGVLHGATAAVAFHLYLMAQPPGLPEELISASPDAFFGHFLDVWTRDPEALPADVRAAYLRASRNAVTSIVADYRASAGVDVTHDTADRAAGNQLRMPVTVLQQDWGAALGYDAAGLWRSWAPDLAHRTVTCGHFMAEEAPAEVVRELRALLTR; the protein is encoded by the coding sequence GTGGACCCCAAGATCAACGGTTTCGACTACCGGCGCGTCACCGTCGCCGACGGTGTGACGCTCAACGCCGCCGTGGGCGGTTCCGGGCCAGCTGTCGTGCTGCTGCACGGCTTTCCGCAGACCCACCTCATGTGGCGGCACGTCGCGGCCGACCTGGCCGCCGACCACACGGTCATCTGCCCCGACCTGCGCGGCTACGGCGACAGCGACAAGCCGGTCGACACCGACGGCAACGGATACGCCAAGCGCACCATGGCCGCCGACGTCGTGGCGCTGGCCGGCGCGCTCGGCCACGAACGGTTCGCCCTGGCCGGGCACGACCGGGGCGCCCTGGTCGCGTTCCGCGCCGGTCTCGACCATCCGGAGGCGATCAGCCAGCTCGCCCTGCTCGACGTGCTGCCAACCCTGGACATGTGGGGCGTGCTGCACGGCGCCACCGCGGCGGTCGCGTTCCACCTGTACCTGATGGCACAGCCACCCGGTCTGCCCGAGGAGCTGATCAGCGCCAGCCCGGACGCCTTCTTCGGTCACTTCCTGGACGTCTGGACCCGTGATCCGGAAGCCCTGCCGGCGGACGTGCGGGCCGCGTACCTGCGCGCGTCCCGCAACGCGGTCACGTCCATCGTCGCCGACTACCGGGCGTCGGCCGGGGTCGACGTCACCCACGACACCGCCGACCGGGCGGCCGGCAACCAGCTCCGGATGCCGGTGACCGTGCTCCAGCAGGACTGGGGCGCGGCGCTCGGCTACGACGCGGCGGGGCTGTGGAGGTCGTGGGCGCCGGACCTGGCGCACCGGACAGTCACCTGCGGGCACTTCATGGCCGAGGAGGCACCGGCCGAGGTGGTACGGGAGTTGCGCGCCCTGCTCACCCGTTGA
- a CDS encoding amino acid transporter codes for MTGDAPMEVNRRASRLRGWLLDAGSEQVVQHPGPHGRPPEHRHHPWWKVMCLTGVDYFSTLGYQPGIAALAAGALSPVATLVLVLVTLLGALPVYRRVAVESPHGEGSIAMLVRLLSYWPGKLLVLVLLGFAATDFIITITLSAADATAHIDENPFWPSGLKGHQVLLTLLLLTLLGAVFLKGFGEAIGIAVVLVGVYLGLNAVVMVVALWRVATHPSAVGDWTTTLTTGHGDPWMVVGLSLLVFPKLALGLSGFETGVAVMPSVRGDPQDSEARPLGRIRGARRLLTTAAVIMSAFLITSSVTTTVLIPAEDFQPGGPASGRALAYLAHEHLGEVFGTVYDLSTIGILWFAGASAMAGLLNLVPRYLPRYGMAPTWARAVRPLVLVFTAVAFLITVLFEASVDAQGGAYATGVLVLITSAATAVTLAAARRRQRGRTVAFGAIAVIFVYTTLANVVERPDGVKIAACFIGGFIVVSVLSRLMRAYELRVDHVELDADAARMIDERAGRRIRLIAHDPDTRNAAEYRAKLAQTMADNDFPDDSDVIFVEVQVTDPSDFETELLVRGSVVDGRFPVLSLASSSVPTALAALLLEIRDRSRRRPHIYFEWSEGGPARNLLRYLAFGQGAIASVTREILRRQEPDPHRRPHVHAG; via the coding sequence ATGACGGGGGACGCGCCGATGGAGGTCAACAGGCGCGCCAGCCGGCTGCGGGGGTGGTTGCTCGACGCTGGCTCCGAGCAGGTCGTGCAGCACCCGGGGCCGCACGGGCGTCCGCCGGAGCACCGGCACCACCCGTGGTGGAAGGTGATGTGCCTGACCGGCGTCGACTACTTCTCCACGCTGGGCTACCAGCCGGGCATCGCGGCGCTGGCCGCCGGGGCGCTGTCGCCGGTGGCGACCCTGGTGCTGGTGCTGGTGACACTGCTGGGCGCGCTGCCGGTCTACCGACGGGTGGCGGTGGAGAGCCCGCACGGTGAGGGCTCGATCGCGATGTTGGTACGCCTGTTGAGCTACTGGCCGGGCAAGTTGCTGGTGCTGGTGCTGCTCGGTTTCGCGGCCACCGACTTCATCATCACCATCACCCTGTCGGCCGCCGACGCGACCGCGCACATCGACGAGAACCCGTTCTGGCCGAGCGGGCTCAAGGGGCACCAGGTGCTGCTCACGCTGCTGCTGCTGACGCTGCTGGGCGCGGTGTTCCTCAAGGGATTCGGCGAGGCCATCGGGATCGCGGTAGTCCTGGTCGGGGTCTACCTGGGGCTGAACGCGGTGGTGATGGTCGTTGCGCTGTGGCGGGTGGCGACGCACCCGAGCGCGGTCGGAGACTGGACCACCACGCTGACCACCGGCCACGGCGATCCCTGGATGGTGGTCGGGCTGTCGCTGCTGGTCTTCCCGAAACTGGCGTTGGGCCTGTCCGGCTTCGAGACCGGGGTGGCGGTCATGCCGAGCGTACGAGGTGACCCGCAGGACTCCGAGGCTCGACCGCTGGGCCGGATCCGCGGTGCCCGCCGACTGCTCACCACCGCCGCGGTGATCATGAGCGCCTTCCTGATCACCAGCAGCGTGACGACCACCGTGCTGATCCCAGCGGAGGATTTCCAGCCGGGCGGACCGGCGAGCGGCCGGGCGCTGGCCTACCTGGCGCACGAGCACCTCGGGGAGGTGTTCGGCACCGTCTACGACCTGTCCACCATCGGGATCCTGTGGTTCGCGGGGGCGTCGGCGATGGCCGGTCTGCTCAACCTCGTACCCCGCTATTTGCCCCGCTACGGCATGGCACCGACCTGGGCGCGGGCCGTCCGGCCGCTGGTGCTGGTCTTCACCGCGGTGGCGTTTCTGATCACGGTCCTCTTCGAGGCCAGCGTGGACGCGCAGGGCGGCGCGTACGCCACCGGTGTCCTGGTGTTGATCACTTCGGCGGCGACAGCGGTGACGCTCGCGGCGGCGCGGCGGCGTCAGCGCGGCCGCACCGTCGCGTTCGGAGCCATCGCGGTGATCTTCGTTTATACCACCCTGGCGAACGTGGTGGAACGCCCCGACGGTGTCAAGATCGCAGCCTGTTTCATCGGCGGATTCATCGTGGTGTCGGTGCTGTCCCGGCTGATGCGGGCCTACGAGCTGCGCGTGGACCATGTCGAGCTGGACGCGGACGCGGCCCGGATGATCGACGAACGTGCCGGACGGCGAATCCGGCTCATCGCCCATGATCCCGACACGCGCAACGCGGCGGAGTACCGCGCCAAGCTGGCGCAGACCATGGCGGACAACGACTTCCCCGATGACAGCGACGTCATCTTCGTCGAGGTCCAGGTCACCGACCCGTCCGACTTCGAGACCGAGTTGCTGGTGCGCGGCAGCGTGGTCGACGGCCGCTTCCCGGTGCTCAGCCTGGCCAGTTCCTCAGTGCCCACCGCGCTCGCCGCCCTGCTGCTGGAGATCCGCGACCGTAGCCGTCGCCGCCCCCACATCTACTTCGAGTGGTCCGAGGGCGGACCGGCTCGCAACCTCCTGCGCTACCTGGCGTTCGGACAGGGTGCCATCGCCTCGGTGACCCGAGAGATCTTGCGCCGCCAGGAGCCCGACCCGCACCGCCGGCCGCACGTGCACGCCGGCTGA
- a CDS encoding amino acid ABC transporter permease: protein MDPLSTLWETFFDWDAMREALPEMLTVGLPNTLILAVSAALLGSVLGLLLAVAGISRSRWLRWPARVYTDVFRGLPAAATILLIGVGLAPLGMEVWGPDPYPLGILALSLIAAAYIGEIFRSGIQSVEAAQLEGARALGFSWADAMRLVIIPQGIRRVLPAWVNQLIALIKDSSLVYFLGLVASQRELFRIGQDYAATTGNESALLLAGLCYLVLTVPLTHVVNWIDRRLRNGRPTTVSTEEDDDLASYAATEGDRR from the coding sequence ATGGATCCGTTGAGCACCCTGTGGGAGACCTTCTTCGACTGGGACGCGATGCGCGAGGCACTGCCCGAGATGCTGACCGTCGGGTTGCCCAACACGCTGATCCTGGCGGTCTCCGCCGCCCTGCTCGGCTCGGTGCTGGGCCTGTTGCTGGCCGTCGCCGGTATCTCCCGCAGCCGTTGGCTGCGCTGGCCGGCGCGGGTCTACACCGACGTGTTCCGAGGGCTTCCGGCCGCGGCGACGATCCTGCTGATCGGCGTCGGGCTGGCCCCGCTGGGCATGGAGGTCTGGGGGCCGGATCCCTACCCGTTGGGCATCCTGGCGTTGTCGCTGATCGCGGCCGCGTACATCGGAGAAATTTTCCGCTCCGGCATCCAGTCGGTGGAGGCCGCCCAGCTGGAGGGCGCCCGTGCTCTCGGTTTCTCCTGGGCCGACGCGATGCGGCTGGTGATCATCCCGCAGGGCATCCGGCGGGTGCTGCCGGCCTGGGTGAACCAGCTCATCGCCCTGATCAAGGACTCCAGCCTGGTCTACTTCCTCGGCCTGGTGGCCAGTCAACGAGAGCTGTTCCGGATCGGCCAGGACTACGCGGCGACCACCGGCAACGAGTCCGCGCTGCTGCTGGCGGGGCTCTGCTACCTGGTGCTGACCGTCCCGCTGACGCACGTCGTCAACTGGATCGACCGGCGGCTGCGCAACGGCCGACCGACCACCGTGTCGACCGAAGAGGACGACGACCTGGCGTCCTACGCCGCGACGGAAGGGGACCGGCGATGA
- a CDS encoding amino acid ABC transporter ATP-binding protein, which produces MTTATTTSVSLDVRDVHLAFGPNRVLRGVDLTVPRGATACVIGPSGSGKSTLLRTINRLIEPDRGDVLLDGRSVLDDDPDALRQRVGMVFQQFNLFPHMSVLRNVTLALRRLRKLGEDEAEAIARAQLELVGLAAKADARPAQLSGGQQQRVAIARALALRPEVMLFDEATSALDPELVKGVLGVMADLSAAGMTMVVVTHEMGFARQVADTVAFMDRGVVLEAGPPEGIFERAEHPRLRRFLAQVL; this is translated from the coding sequence ATGACCACCGCGACCACCACCTCGGTCAGCCTCGACGTACGCGACGTGCACCTTGCCTTCGGGCCGAACCGGGTGCTGCGCGGTGTCGACCTCACCGTGCCCCGCGGGGCGACGGCCTGCGTGATCGGCCCGTCCGGGTCGGGCAAGTCCACCCTGCTGCGCACCATCAATCGGCTGATCGAGCCGGACCGCGGCGACGTGCTGCTGGACGGGCGCAGCGTGCTGGACGACGACCCGGACGCGCTGCGGCAGCGGGTGGGCATGGTCTTCCAACAGTTCAACCTCTTCCCGCACATGAGCGTGCTGCGCAACGTCACCCTCGCGCTGCGCCGACTCCGCAAGCTCGGCGAGGACGAGGCGGAGGCGATCGCCCGAGCCCAACTGGAGCTGGTGGGGTTGGCCGCCAAGGCCGACGCGCGGCCGGCGCAGCTCTCCGGCGGTCAGCAGCAGCGGGTCGCGATCGCCCGGGCGCTCGCGCTGCGGCCCGAGGTGATGCTCTTCGACGAGGCGACCTCGGCGCTCGACCCGGAGCTGGTCAAGGGCGTGCTCGGGGTGATGGCCGACCTGTCCGCCGCGGGCATGACCATGGTGGTGGTCACCCACGAGATGGGCTTCGCCCGGCAGGTCGCCGACACCGTCGCCTTCATGGACCGGGGCGTCGTGCTGGAGGCCGGGCCGCCCGAGGGGATCTTCGAACGGGCCGAGCATCCCCGGCTACGGCGGTTCCTCGCCCAGGTGCTCTGA
- a CDS encoding DUF3303 domain-containing protein, with amino-acid sequence MLFMVIERFRDNDMVPVYRAVRDRGRQLPDGLEYVDSWVEPTFGRCFQLMRCDDLRLLQQWVLGWRGAGVTFEIVPVVSSADTRAVVAPYLDED; translated from the coding sequence ATGCTCTTCATGGTCATCGAGCGGTTCCGCGACAACGACATGGTGCCGGTGTACCGGGCGGTCCGCGACCGCGGCCGTCAGCTCCCGGACGGACTGGAATACGTGGACAGCTGGGTCGAGCCGACCTTCGGCCGCTGCTTCCAGCTCATGCGATGCGACGACCTGCGACTGCTTCAGCAGTGGGTGCTGGGGTGGCGCGGCGCGGGCGTCACATTCGAGATCGTTCCGGTGGTGAGCAGCGCCGACACCCGTGCGGTCGTGGCGCCCTATCTCGACGAAGACTGA
- a CDS encoding Na+/H+ antiporter — protein sequence MEVLVLIVVLGVTVLIGTTLGGRYRVAPPVLLIAFGVLLGFTPPLSEVTLEPDLVLLIFLPAILYRESLTISLREIRANLPVIGLLAVVLVVLTMVTVSFTAQAFGVNPAAAWVLGAVLAPTDAAAVTGLAKRLPRKLLTTLHAESLINDGTALVIFAVAVGLLAEGAKPGVLGVSEEFVGASVGGVLAGLLVGAAVVLIRKRLDDPLREGALSVLTPFGAFLLADAVHASGVLAVVVAGLMLAYAGPRVIRARSRVLAYAFWDLTTFLINGGLFVLLGTQIPRAVRGISSTSPGRALVIVLVVTVVVLATRLLFIYLTTQSARLRRRRMVSEGEGEGPSGWRVGTVAGWSGFRGAVSLAAALAVPTMTVDGRPVVERDLIIFVTALVIVLIMLLQGTTLPQVVRWAGLVGDPERVDEARNARRRATEVGLAALPQIAAEIGAREESVRRLQAEYQRHLDDVNEGGESTAEERRLERRLRLGVLAHKRREITRLRDSREIDDLVLQELQASLDNEEIRLLGRGPND from the coding sequence GTGGAGGTGCTCGTCCTGATCGTGGTGCTGGGCGTCACCGTCCTGATCGGCACCACGCTCGGCGGTCGGTACCGGGTCGCCCCGCCGGTTCTGCTCATCGCGTTCGGGGTGCTGCTCGGGTTCACGCCGCCGCTGTCCGAGGTGACCCTGGAACCGGACCTGGTGCTGCTGATCTTCCTGCCGGCGATCCTGTACCGGGAGAGCCTCACCATCAGTCTGCGCGAGATCCGGGCCAACCTGCCGGTGATCGGGTTGCTCGCCGTGGTGCTGGTGGTGCTCACCATGGTCACGGTGTCGTTCACCGCGCAGGCGTTCGGGGTGAACCCCGCCGCCGCCTGGGTGCTCGGCGCGGTCCTCGCGCCGACCGACGCCGCGGCGGTCACCGGGCTCGCCAAACGGTTGCCTCGGAAGCTGCTCACCACCCTGCACGCGGAAAGCTTGATCAACGACGGCACCGCCCTGGTGATCTTCGCGGTGGCGGTGGGTCTGCTCGCCGAGGGTGCGAAGCCGGGTGTGCTGGGCGTCAGCGAGGAGTTCGTCGGGGCCAGTGTCGGCGGCGTGCTCGCCGGTCTGCTGGTGGGGGCCGCCGTGGTGCTGATCCGCAAGCGGCTCGACGATCCGCTGCGCGAGGGCGCGCTGAGTGTGCTGACACCGTTCGGCGCCTTCCTGCTCGCCGACGCGGTGCACGCCAGCGGTGTGCTGGCGGTGGTGGTCGCCGGACTGATGCTGGCCTACGCCGGCCCACGGGTGATCCGCGCCCGGTCCCGGGTGCTGGCGTACGCGTTCTGGGACCTGACCACGTTCCTGATCAACGGTGGGCTGTTCGTCCTGCTCGGCACGCAGATACCTCGGGCGGTGCGGGGCATCAGCAGCACCTCGCCCGGACGGGCGCTGGTGATCGTGCTCGTGGTCACCGTGGTCGTCCTGGCGACGCGGCTGCTCTTCATCTATCTGACGACGCAGTCGGCGAGGTTGCGGCGCCGCCGGATGGTGAGCGAGGGAGAGGGCGAGGGGCCGTCCGGCTGGCGGGTGGGGACCGTCGCCGGCTGGTCCGGTTTCCGGGGTGCGGTGTCGCTGGCCGCCGCGTTGGCCGTCCCGACGATGACGGTCGACGGTCGGCCGGTGGTCGAACGCGATCTGATCATCTTCGTCACCGCGCTGGTGATCGTGCTGATCATGCTCCTGCAGGGCACCACCCTGCCGCAGGTGGTGCGCTGGGCGGGCCTGGTCGGCGACCCCGAACGCGTCGACGAGGCCCGCAACGCCCGGCGGCGGGCCACCGAGGTGGGCCTGGCCGCCCTGCCCCAGATCGCCGCCGAGATCGGTGCCCGGGAGGAGTCGGTGCGCCGGCTGCAGGCCGAGTACCAGCGACACCTGGATGACGTCAACGAGGGTGGGGAGAGCACCGCCGAGGAACGTCGCCTGGAACGTCGGCTGCGCCTCGGGGTCCTCGCCCACAAGCGGCGGGAGATCACCCGGCTGCGCGACAGCCGGGAGATCGACGACCTCGTGCTGCAGGAGCTCCAAGCCTCGCTGGACAACGAGGAGATCCGGCTGTTGGGGCGCGGGCCCAACGACTGA